The Canis lupus baileyi chromosome 29, mCanLup2.hap1, whole genome shotgun sequence genome includes a region encoding these proteins:
- the MARCHF8 gene encoding E3 ubiquitin-protein ligase MARCHF8 isoform X1, with protein sequence MSMPLHQISAIPTQDATSARIYRSKTKEKEREEQNEKTLGHSMSHSSNISKAGGSSLASAPASAFSRASVTPSNQDICSASTVCSECCHQSPVQSAVVLKAPQCQSSLTQGLTVTVICKDTLSKRNSRGSERAPALKSADSTKARRTLKCSKSLNNVGEKAQDTVGSFDYVERTWSEGKLILPQDPGLRVNRFHQKEKRELHCKTLGSSKQSCVSFLSANCSTASEMEAGKGGTHIPLLEEKTDGETMSRSRRLLQCLFLLSRGSSASGPHGLPELESCATHLHTAESSSGLAGSTGFCSDEMGDDDVFEESTSAKWRSKVLRAPLCSVEKDSDLDCPSPPSEKCPPVSPVSTSGDACRICHCEGDEESPLITPCRCTGSLHFVHQTCLQQWIKSSDTRCCELCKYEFIMEIKLKPLRKWEKLQMTASERRKIMCSVTFHVIAITCVVWSLYVLIDRTTEEIKHGQATGILEWPFWTKLVVVAIGFTGGLLFMYVQCKVYIQLWKRLKAYNRVIYVQNCPETSKKSIFENSALTEPNFENKDGHGICHSDTNSSCWTEPEDTGTEIVHV encoded by the exons GCTGGGGGTTCTTCATTGGCGTCGGCTCCGGCATCCGCCTTCTCTCGCGCTTCTGTCACGCCATCCAATCAGGACATCTGCAG TGCCAGTACGGTGTGTTCTGAGTGTTGTCACCAAAGTCCCGTGCAGTCTGCTGTTGTCTTGAAAGCTCCTCAGTGCCAGAGTTCTCTGACACAAGGGCTCACTGTGACAGTTATCTGTAAAGACACATTGTCCAAGAGAAATTCCCGAGGTTCAGAACGGGCCCCAGCCTTGAAGTCTGCTGACAGCACCAAAGCCAGAAGAACACTAAAGTGCTCGAAATCCCTAAACAATGTGGGTGAGAAGGCCCAGGATACTGTGGGAAGTTTTGACTATGTGGAAAGAACTTGGTCCGAAGGGAAACTGATACTTCCTCAAGATCCAGGTCTAAGAGTTAACAGGTTccatcagaaggaaaaaagagaactgcATTGCAAAACTCTTGGCAGTTCCAAACAGTCTTGTGTTTCATTCCTTTCTGCCAATTGTTCAACTGCCTCAGAGATGGAAGCTGGCAAGGGGGGCACGCACATCCCTCTTttggaagagaaaacagatggTGAAACCATGTCTAGGAGCCGGCGCCTGCTCCAGTGCCTGTTCTTGCTCTCGCGCGGCTCCAGCGCCAGTGGCCCACATGGGCTCCCCGAGCTGGAGAGCTGTGCCACCCACCTGCACACCGCTGAGTCCTCCAGTGGGCTGGCAGGGAGCACAGGCTTCTGCTCTGATGAGATGGGAGATGATGATGTCTTTGAGGAGAGCACATCTGCAAAGTGGAGGAGCAAGGTCCTGCGGGCACCCCTCTGCTCAGTAGAGAAGGACAGTGACCTGGATTGTCCTTCTCCCCCCTCTGAAAAATGCCCCCCTGTCTCTCCTGTGTCCACGTCAGGGGATGCCTGCAG GATCTGCCACTGTGAAGGGGATGAAGAGAGCCCCTTGATCACCCCCTGCCGCTGCACAGGGAGCCTCCACTTTGTGCACCAGACCTGCCTGCAGCAGTGGATCAAGAGCTCTGACACACGCTGCTGTGAGCTCTGCAAGTACGAGTTCATCATGGAGATCAAGCTGAAGCCTTTGAGAAAA TGGGAGAAGTTGCAGATGACGGCTAGTGAGCGCAGGAAGATAATGTGCTCAGTGACATTCCATGTCATCGCCATCACCTGTGTGGTCTGGTCCTTGTATGTGCTCATTGACCGAACCACTGAGGAGATCAAACATGGACAGGCAACAG GAATCCTAGAGTGGCCCTTTTGGACTAAACTGGTGGTTGTGGCCATTGGCTTTACTGGCGGACTTCTTTTTATGTACGTTCAGTGCAAAGTGTACATACAATTATGGAAGAGACTCAAGGCTTATAACAGAGTAATCTATGTTCAGAACTGTccagaaacaagcaaaaagagTATTTTTGAAAACTCTGCACTAACAGAACCcaactttgaaaataaagatgGACATGGAATCTGCCATTCCGACACAAACTCTTCTTGTTGGACAGAACCTGAAGACACTGGAACAGAAATCGTTCATGTCTGA
- the MARCHF8 gene encoding E3 ubiquitin-protein ligase MARCHF8 isoform X3: MSHSSNISKAGGSSLASAPASAFSRASVTPSNQDICSASTVCSECCHQSPVQSAVVLKAPQCQSSLTQGLTVTVICKDTLSKRNSRGSERAPALKSADSTKARRTLKCSKSLNNVGEKAQDTVGSFDYVERTWSEGKLILPQDPGLRVNRFHQKEKRELHCKTLGSSKQSCVSFLSANCSTASEMEAGKGGTHIPLLEEKTDGETMSRSRRLLQCLFLLSRGSSASGPHGLPELESCATHLHTAESSSGLAGSTGFCSDEMGDDDVFEESTSAKWRSKVLRAPLCSVEKDSDLDCPSPPSEKCPPVSPVSTSGDACRICHCEGDEESPLITPCRCTGSLHFVHQTCLQQWIKSSDTRCCELCKYEFIMEIKLKPLRKWEKLQMTASERRKIMCSVTFHVIAITCVVWSLYVLIDRTTEEIKHGQATGILEWPFWTKLVVVAIGFTGGLLFMYVQCKVYIQLWKRLKAYNRVIYVQNCPETSKKSIFENSALTEPNFENKDGHGICHSDTNSSCWTEPEDTGTEIVHV, from the exons GCTGGGGGTTCTTCATTGGCGTCGGCTCCGGCATCCGCCTTCTCTCGCGCTTCTGTCACGCCATCCAATCAGGACATCTGCAG TGCCAGTACGGTGTGTTCTGAGTGTTGTCACCAAAGTCCCGTGCAGTCTGCTGTTGTCTTGAAAGCTCCTCAGTGCCAGAGTTCTCTGACACAAGGGCTCACTGTGACAGTTATCTGTAAAGACACATTGTCCAAGAGAAATTCCCGAGGTTCAGAACGGGCCCCAGCCTTGAAGTCTGCTGACAGCACCAAAGCCAGAAGAACACTAAAGTGCTCGAAATCCCTAAACAATGTGGGTGAGAAGGCCCAGGATACTGTGGGAAGTTTTGACTATGTGGAAAGAACTTGGTCCGAAGGGAAACTGATACTTCCTCAAGATCCAGGTCTAAGAGTTAACAGGTTccatcagaaggaaaaaagagaactgcATTGCAAAACTCTTGGCAGTTCCAAACAGTCTTGTGTTTCATTCCTTTCTGCCAATTGTTCAACTGCCTCAGAGATGGAAGCTGGCAAGGGGGGCACGCACATCCCTCTTttggaagagaaaacagatggTGAAACCATGTCTAGGAGCCGGCGCCTGCTCCAGTGCCTGTTCTTGCTCTCGCGCGGCTCCAGCGCCAGTGGCCCACATGGGCTCCCCGAGCTGGAGAGCTGTGCCACCCACCTGCACACCGCTGAGTCCTCCAGTGGGCTGGCAGGGAGCACAGGCTTCTGCTCTGATGAGATGGGAGATGATGATGTCTTTGAGGAGAGCACATCTGCAAAGTGGAGGAGCAAGGTCCTGCGGGCACCCCTCTGCTCAGTAGAGAAGGACAGTGACCTGGATTGTCCTTCTCCCCCCTCTGAAAAATGCCCCCCTGTCTCTCCTGTGTCCACGTCAGGGGATGCCTGCAG GATCTGCCACTGTGAAGGGGATGAAGAGAGCCCCTTGATCACCCCCTGCCGCTGCACAGGGAGCCTCCACTTTGTGCACCAGACCTGCCTGCAGCAGTGGATCAAGAGCTCTGACACACGCTGCTGTGAGCTCTGCAAGTACGAGTTCATCATGGAGATCAAGCTGAAGCCTTTGAGAAAA TGGGAGAAGTTGCAGATGACGGCTAGTGAGCGCAGGAAGATAATGTGCTCAGTGACATTCCATGTCATCGCCATCACCTGTGTGGTCTGGTCCTTGTATGTGCTCATTGACCGAACCACTGAGGAGATCAAACATGGACAGGCAACAG GAATCCTAGAGTGGCCCTTTTGGACTAAACTGGTGGTTGTGGCCATTGGCTTTACTGGCGGACTTCTTTTTATGTACGTTCAGTGCAAAGTGTACATACAATTATGGAAGAGACTCAAGGCTTATAACAGAGTAATCTATGTTCAGAACTGTccagaaacaagcaaaaagagTATTTTTGAAAACTCTGCACTAACAGAACCcaactttgaaaataaagatgGACATGGAATCTGCCATTCCGACACAAACTCTTCTTGTTGGACAGAACCTGAAGACACTGGAACAGAAATCGTTCATGTCTGA
- the MARCHF8 gene encoding E3 ubiquitin-protein ligase MARCHF8 isoform X2: MLPLLESTENEKTLGHSMSHSSNISKAGGSSLASAPASAFSRASVTPSNQDICSASTVCSECCHQSPVQSAVVLKAPQCQSSLTQGLTVTVICKDTLSKRNSRGSERAPALKSADSTKARRTLKCSKSLNNVGEKAQDTVGSFDYVERTWSEGKLILPQDPGLRVNRFHQKEKRELHCKTLGSSKQSCVSFLSANCSTASEMEAGKGGTHIPLLEEKTDGETMSRSRRLLQCLFLLSRGSSASGPHGLPELESCATHLHTAESSSGLAGSTGFCSDEMGDDDVFEESTSAKWRSKVLRAPLCSVEKDSDLDCPSPPSEKCPPVSPVSTSGDACRICHCEGDEESPLITPCRCTGSLHFVHQTCLQQWIKSSDTRCCELCKYEFIMEIKLKPLRKWEKLQMTASERRKIMCSVTFHVIAITCVVWSLYVLIDRTTEEIKHGQATGILEWPFWTKLVVVAIGFTGGLLFMYVQCKVYIQLWKRLKAYNRVIYVQNCPETSKKSIFENSALTEPNFENKDGHGICHSDTNSSCWTEPEDTGTEIVHV, encoded by the exons GCTGGGGGTTCTTCATTGGCGTCGGCTCCGGCATCCGCCTTCTCTCGCGCTTCTGTCACGCCATCCAATCAGGACATCTGCAG TGCCAGTACGGTGTGTTCTGAGTGTTGTCACCAAAGTCCCGTGCAGTCTGCTGTTGTCTTGAAAGCTCCTCAGTGCCAGAGTTCTCTGACACAAGGGCTCACTGTGACAGTTATCTGTAAAGACACATTGTCCAAGAGAAATTCCCGAGGTTCAGAACGGGCCCCAGCCTTGAAGTCTGCTGACAGCACCAAAGCCAGAAGAACACTAAAGTGCTCGAAATCCCTAAACAATGTGGGTGAGAAGGCCCAGGATACTGTGGGAAGTTTTGACTATGTGGAAAGAACTTGGTCCGAAGGGAAACTGATACTTCCTCAAGATCCAGGTCTAAGAGTTAACAGGTTccatcagaaggaaaaaagagaactgcATTGCAAAACTCTTGGCAGTTCCAAACAGTCTTGTGTTTCATTCCTTTCTGCCAATTGTTCAACTGCCTCAGAGATGGAAGCTGGCAAGGGGGGCACGCACATCCCTCTTttggaagagaaaacagatggTGAAACCATGTCTAGGAGCCGGCGCCTGCTCCAGTGCCTGTTCTTGCTCTCGCGCGGCTCCAGCGCCAGTGGCCCACATGGGCTCCCCGAGCTGGAGAGCTGTGCCACCCACCTGCACACCGCTGAGTCCTCCAGTGGGCTGGCAGGGAGCACAGGCTTCTGCTCTGATGAGATGGGAGATGATGATGTCTTTGAGGAGAGCACATCTGCAAAGTGGAGGAGCAAGGTCCTGCGGGCACCCCTCTGCTCAGTAGAGAAGGACAGTGACCTGGATTGTCCTTCTCCCCCCTCTGAAAAATGCCCCCCTGTCTCTCCTGTGTCCACGTCAGGGGATGCCTGCAG GATCTGCCACTGTGAAGGGGATGAAGAGAGCCCCTTGATCACCCCCTGCCGCTGCACAGGGAGCCTCCACTTTGTGCACCAGACCTGCCTGCAGCAGTGGATCAAGAGCTCTGACACACGCTGCTGTGAGCTCTGCAAGTACGAGTTCATCATGGAGATCAAGCTGAAGCCTTTGAGAAAA TGGGAGAAGTTGCAGATGACGGCTAGTGAGCGCAGGAAGATAATGTGCTCAGTGACATTCCATGTCATCGCCATCACCTGTGTGGTCTGGTCCTTGTATGTGCTCATTGACCGAACCACTGAGGAGATCAAACATGGACAGGCAACAG GAATCCTAGAGTGGCCCTTTTGGACTAAACTGGTGGTTGTGGCCATTGGCTTTACTGGCGGACTTCTTTTTATGTACGTTCAGTGCAAAGTGTACATACAATTATGGAAGAGACTCAAGGCTTATAACAGAGTAATCTATGTTCAGAACTGTccagaaacaagcaaaaagagTATTTTTGAAAACTCTGCACTAACAGAACCcaactttgaaaataaagatgGACATGGAATCTGCCATTCCGACACAAACTCTTCTTGTTGGACAGAACCTGAAGACACTGGAACAGAAATCGTTCATGTCTGA